The window GGCGGGGACCGGGGGAAGGCGCGCCGGACACCGCTGAGCGAACGCGTCACGGCCGACCCGCGGGAGGCGTACGGCCGGATCTCCGGGCAGCCGCGGCAGCGCGGCGGTCAGCTGGCAGCGAACAGCCGCTCCCCGGTCGGGGCCAAGCAACGGTCCCGGGTGCTGGCCTGGTTCGACACCGCGACCGGGCGCTACCTCAGCCTCTCCCGCGCAGGTACGGACGGCCGCGAGTGGGTCACGGTCGCCCCGGCCGACGCGGCGACGCTGCGGACCCGGCTGGGCGAGATGGTGAGCAGTGTGTCCGACGGCACGCGATAGCGTGACCACCGTGGACGCCGGCCGGGAACCCGGGCGCGGTATCGCCCGTTGACCTGCGAGAGGCTCACAGGGGATGAACGCGGCAGCGGACGGTACCCTGATGGGACGGGTGTCCAAGGCACCGCGGGTTGTCAAGATCGTGATGGCGGGTATCACAGGAGCCGCCCAACCAGGGAGGGTCGAGGCCACCAGGGCCGAGTCGTATGAACCGGAAGAGCGTGCTCAGGAACCCACTGCTGTGGATCGTCGCGGGGTTGCTGGCGTTGTTCGCGTACAACACGATCTTCGACAGTGATCGTGGGTACACCCAGGCACCCATCTCGGTGGCGAACTCCCAGATCACCTCGAACAACGTCAAGGAAGCGAACCTCGAGGACAAGGAACAGCAGCTCAAGCTGCTGCTGATCAAGCCCATCGACGTCGACGGCCAGCAGGTCACCCAGATCATTTCGCAGTATCCGTCGGATGCCACCCGGCCGATCTACGATTCGCTGATCGCGACCAAGCCCGGCGTCCCGCCGATCAAGTTCACCACCAAGGTGACCCAGCAGGGCGTGCTGACGCAGATCCTCATCTTCGCCATCCCGCTGGCCCTCGTCCTGGGCCTGCTGATGTGGATGATGAACAACGCGCAGGGCGGCGGCAACCGCGTCCTCAACTTCGGCAAGTCCAAGGCCAAGCAGCTGAACAAGGACATGCCCAAGACGACCTTCGGGGACGTCGCGGGTGCCGACGAGGCCGTCGAAGAGCTGTACGAGATCAAGGACTTCCTGCAGAACCCGGCGCGATATCAGGCGCTCGGCGCGAAGATCCCGAAGGGCGTGCTGCTCTACGGGCCGCCCGGTACCGGCAAGACGCTGCTCGCGCGGGCCGTCGCCGGCGAGGCGGGCGTGCCGTTCTACACGATCTCCGGTTCGGACTTCGTCGAGATGTTCGTCGGTGTCGGCGCGTCGCGTGTCCGTGACCTGTTCGAGCAGGCCAAGCAGAACGCGCCCTGCATCATCTTCGTCGACGAGATCGACGCGGTCGGCCGCCAGCGCGGCGCCGGCCTCGGCGGCGGGCACGACGAGCGCGAGCAGACGCTGAACCAGCTGCTCGTCGAGATGGACGGCTTCGACGCCCGCGGCGGCATCATCCTGATCGCGGCGACCAACCGGCCCGACATCCTCGACCCGGCGCTGCTGCGCCCCGGCCGGTTCGACCGGCAGATCCCGGTGTCCGCGCCCGACCTGCGCGGCCGCAAGGCGATCCTCGAGGTGCACGCCAAGGGCAAGCCGATCGCCCAGGGCACCGACCTGACCAGCCTGGCCAAGCGGACCGTCGGCATGTCCGGCGCCGACCTGGCGAACGTGCTGAACGAGGCCGCGCTGCTCACCGCCCGCCAGAACGGGCACGTGATCACCGACGTGGCGCTGGAGGAGTCGGTCGACCGCGTCGTCGGCGGCCCCGCCCGCAAGAGCCGGATCATCTCCGAGAAGGAGAAGAAGATCACGGCCTACCACGAGGGCGGGCACGCGCTCGCCGCGTGGGCGATGCCGGACATCGAACCGGTCTACAAGCTGACCATCCTGCCGCGCGGCCGCACGGGCGGGCACGCGCTGCTCGTCCCGGAGGACGACAAGGACCTGATGACCCGCTCCGAGATGATCGGGCGGCTGGTCTTCGCGATGGGTGGCCGCACGGCGGAGGAGCTCGTCTTCCACGAGCCCACCACCGGTGCGTCGTCGGACATCGAGCAGGCGACGAAGATCGCCCGCGCGATGGTCACCGAGTACGGCATGAGCGCCCGCCTCGGCGCGGTCAAGTACGGCCAGGAGCAGGGCGACCCGTTCCTCGGCCGGTCGGCCGGGCGGCAGGCGGACTACTCGCTCGAGGTGGCGCACGAGATCGACGAGGAGGTGCGCAAGCTCATCGAGACGGCGCACACCGAGGCGTGGCACGTGCTCAACACCTACCGCGACGTGCTCGACGAGCTGGTCATCGAGCTCCTGGAGAAGGAGACGCTGACCCGCAAGGACCTGGAGCGGATCTTCGCGACGGTCGAGAAGCGCCCGCACATCACCGTGTTCAACGAGTTCGGTGAGCGGACGCCGTCGGACAAGCCGCCGATCAAGACCCCGGGCGAGCTGGCGATGGAGCGCGGCGAGCCGTGGCCGCCGCCGGAGAAGGAGAAGCCGGTCCTGAAGCCGGAGCCGACCCCGGTCGGCACCGCCCAGGGCGCGGGCGACCTGCCGGGCGGCCCGCCGTACCCGGCGCCCGACCCGAACGCCAACCCGTACGCCCCGCCACCGCCGGGCGCCTACCCGAACGGCGGCCGTCCGTACGGCGGCGCGAACGGCGGACCCAACGGCACGGCGCACTGGCCGCAGAACTACGGCGGCCAGCAGGCCGGCGGCCACCCGGGTGGCCCGGCGGGCCAGAGCGGCCCCCCGAACTACGGTGCCCCTCCGGGCTGGACGCCCGCGACCTCGCCGGGCGGCCAGCCGGGCCAGTCGTGGCGGCCCGGTGGTGAAGAACGCCCTCGTGAGCACGGCTGGTTCGCCGACCAAGCCGGCAACCAGCAGAGCGAGGGGGAGCGACGTGACGTGGATGGACCAGACAAGTCCCAGTGACGCCGACCGCCCGGTCTTCGACCAGGACCGGGCGGAGAAGGCGATCCGCGAGCTCCTCTTGGCATGCGGCGAAGACCCGGAGCGGGACGGTCTCAAGGAGACCCCCGCCCGGGTCGCCCGCGCGTACCACGAGATGTTCGCGGGGCTGTACACCGAGCCGGACTCGGTCCTGGACCGCACTTTTGACGAGTCCCACGAAGAACTCGTGCTGGTCACGGACATCCCGATGTTCAGCCAGTGTGAACACCACTTGGTGCCCTTCCACGGCGTCGCGCACGTCGGGTACATCCCGAACGCCGCCGGGAAGGTCACCGGGTTGTCCAAACTGGCCCGGCTCGTCGACCTCTACGCCAAGCGGCCCCAGGTCCAGGAACGCCTGACCTCCCAGGTGGCCGATGCCATCGTCCGGAAGCTCGAGCCGCGCGGCGTGATCGTCGTCATCGAGGCCGAGCACCTCTGCATGGCCATGCGCGGCATCCGGAAGCCGGGTGCCCGCACGACCACCTCCGCCGTGCGGGGGCAGCTGAAGAACTCGCCGTCGTCGCGGGCGGAGGCGCTCGATCTGATCAGGGCACGCCGGTGAGCGTGGGGCTTCCCGCTCCCGGCCGGTGCGTCGTGATGGGCGTGCTGAACGTGACGCCCGATTCCTTTTCGGACGGTGGCCGGTACCTCGGGCTCGACCAGGCGCTGGAGCACGCCCGCGAGATGTGGGCGCGCGGGGCCGACCTGATCGACGTCGGTGGCGAGTCGACCCGTCCCGGTGCGGCGCGGGTGGCCGCCGACACCGAAATGCAGCGCATCCTGCCGGTCATCCGCACCCTCGCCGGCGAAGGCATTCAGCTTTCGGTCGACACCACCCGCGCGGCCGTCGCCGCGGCCGCGCTGGAAGCCGGGGCGAAGGTGATCAACGACGTCTCGGGTGGGCTGGCCGATCCGGACATGGCGCGGGTCGCCGCGGACAGTGGGGTGCCGTGGGTGCTGATGCACTGGCGCGGGCACAGCAAGGACATGCAGGCACTGGCGAAGTACGAAGACGTCGTCGCCGACGTCCGGGCCGAGCTGCTGTCCAGAGTGGACGAAGCGCTCGCGGCGGGCGTCGCCGAGAGTGCCATCGTGCTGGATCCTGGCCTGGGTTTCGCGAAGAACGCCGAGCACGACTGGGCGTTGCTGCGTGGGCTGGATTCGTTGCTGTCCCTGGGTTTCCCGGTGCTCGTCGGCGCTTCGCGCAAGCGGTTCCTCGGCCGCCTGCTGTCCGAAAAGGACGGTACGCCGCGCCCGCCGGACGGCCGTGAGGACGCCACCGCCGCCATCTCCGCGCTCGCCGCGGCCGCGGGGGCGTGGGGCGTGCGGGTGCACGAGGTCGGGGCGTCGCTGGACGCGGTCGCCGTGGCCGCCGCCTGGTGGAAGGGTTCGCCGGATGCCTGACCGGATCACGCTGACCGGCCTGCGGGTGTTCGGCCGCCACGGCGTGTTCGAGCACGAGAAGCGGGACGGGCAGGAGTTCGTCGTCGACGTCACGGTGTGGCTGGACCTCGGGCCGGCCGCCGCGTCGGACGACCTGACCAAGACGCTGCACTACGGCGAGCTGGCCGAACTGGCGGCGGGGATCGTCGCGGGCGAGCCGTACGACCTCATCGAGAGCGTCGCGGGCAAGATCGCCGGCGAAGTCATGCGTGACGAGCGGTTGAGCGCGGTCGAGGTGACGGTGCACAAGCCGTCGGCGCCGATCCCGCTGACCTTCGACGACGTCGCGGTGACGGTGCGGCGGAAGCGATGAGCCGCGCGCTGCTGTCGCTGGGCTCGAACCTCGGCGACCGGCTCGAGTTCTTGAAGCTGGCCCTGGACGCCGTGCGGCCCGCGTTGGTCGCGGTGTCGAGCGTCTACGAGACCAAGGCGTGGGGCGTCGAGGACCAGCCGGACTTCCTGAACGCGGTCTGCGTCGTCGACGACCCGGCGCGCGACCACTGGGCGTGGCTGCGCACCGGCCAGGCGTCCGAGCGGGCGGCGGGCCGCGTCCGCGAGCTGCGCTGGGGCCCGCGGACGCTGGACGTGGACGTCGTCACCGTCGACGGCGTCACGTCCAACGACCCGGAGTTGCTGCTGCCCCACCCCGGAACCCCGGACCGCGCGAGCGTGCTGGTGCCCTGGGCCGAGATCGAGCCGGCAGCGGTCCTGCCGGGCCACGGCCCGATCGCGGAGCTGCTGGCAGCGCGCCCGGCGGCCGAAGTCGCGACGGTCCGCCGGACGGATTTCGTCTTGCGCTGAGTAAGTCAAGACCCCGGCGCCCGTCGATCGCCGAGCTGTGGTTGCGGGTCGGCGATCGGGCCGGGGTCAGCCGCGTAGCGCC of the Amycolatopsis sp. NBC_01488 genome contains:
- the ftsH gene encoding ATP-dependent zinc metalloprotease FtsH, which codes for MNRKSVLRNPLLWIVAGLLALFAYNTIFDSDRGYTQAPISVANSQITSNNVKEANLEDKEQQLKLLLIKPIDVDGQQVTQIISQYPSDATRPIYDSLIATKPGVPPIKFTTKVTQQGVLTQILIFAIPLALVLGLLMWMMNNAQGGGNRVLNFGKSKAKQLNKDMPKTTFGDVAGADEAVEELYEIKDFLQNPARYQALGAKIPKGVLLYGPPGTGKTLLARAVAGEAGVPFYTISGSDFVEMFVGVGASRVRDLFEQAKQNAPCIIFVDEIDAVGRQRGAGLGGGHDEREQTLNQLLVEMDGFDARGGIILIAATNRPDILDPALLRPGRFDRQIPVSAPDLRGRKAILEVHAKGKPIAQGTDLTSLAKRTVGMSGADLANVLNEAALLTARQNGHVITDVALEESVDRVVGGPARKSRIISEKEKKITAYHEGGHALAAWAMPDIEPVYKLTILPRGRTGGHALLVPEDDKDLMTRSEMIGRLVFAMGGRTAEELVFHEPTTGASSDIEQATKIARAMVTEYGMSARLGAVKYGQEQGDPFLGRSAGRQADYSLEVAHEIDEEVRKLIETAHTEAWHVLNTYRDVLDELVIELLEKETLTRKDLERIFATVEKRPHITVFNEFGERTPSDKPPIKTPGELAMERGEPWPPPEKEKPVLKPEPTPVGTAQGAGDLPGGPPYPAPDPNANPYAPPPPGAYPNGGRPYGGANGGPNGTAHWPQNYGGQQAGGHPGGPAGQSGPPNYGAPPGWTPATSPGGQPGQSWRPGGEERPREHGWFADQAGNQQSEGERRDVDGPDKSQ
- the folE gene encoding GTP cyclohydrolase I FolE; translation: MDQTSPSDADRPVFDQDRAEKAIRELLLACGEDPERDGLKETPARVARAYHEMFAGLYTEPDSVLDRTFDESHEELVLVTDIPMFSQCEHHLVPFHGVAHVGYIPNAAGKVTGLSKLARLVDLYAKRPQVQERLTSQVADAIVRKLEPRGVIVVIEAEHLCMAMRGIRKPGARTTTSAVRGQLKNSPSSRAEALDLIRARR
- the folP gene encoding dihydropteroate synthase, whose protein sequence is MGVLNVTPDSFSDGGRYLGLDQALEHAREMWARGADLIDVGGESTRPGAARVAADTEMQRILPVIRTLAGEGIQLSVDTTRAAVAAAALEAGAKVINDVSGGLADPDMARVAADSGVPWVLMHWRGHSKDMQALAKYEDVVADVRAELLSRVDEALAAGVAESAIVLDPGLGFAKNAEHDWALLRGLDSLLSLGFPVLVGASRKRFLGRLLSEKDGTPRPPDGREDATAAISALAAAAGAWGVRVHEVGASLDAVAVAAAWWKGSPDA
- the folB gene encoding dihydroneopterin aldolase, which produces MPDRITLTGLRVFGRHGVFEHEKRDGQEFVVDVTVWLDLGPAAASDDLTKTLHYGELAELAAGIVAGEPYDLIESVAGKIAGEVMRDERLSAVEVTVHKPSAPIPLTFDDVAVTVRRKR
- the folK gene encoding 2-amino-4-hydroxy-6-hydroxymethyldihydropteridine diphosphokinase, which translates into the protein MSRALLSLGSNLGDRLEFLKLALDAVRPALVAVSSVYETKAWGVEDQPDFLNAVCVVDDPARDHWAWLRTGQASERAAGRVRELRWGPRTLDVDVVTVDGVTSNDPELLLPHPGTPDRASVLVPWAEIEPAAVLPGHGPIAELLAARPAAEVATVRRTDFVLR